GGCCTTGGAATCGTCGATCCAGTCGACGCCGCCGGCCGAGTGCACGACCTGCCCCCGGTGCGCGCGGACGGTGAAGCCCGCCAGCGCCTCCGCGATGTCGGCGGCGCGGACGCCGACGGAACGGGCGAGCGCCGTCGCCGCCAGCGCGTCGAGCACGCCTGCCGGCCCCGGGGGCGAAATGCCCTCGATGGGCGCGACGTCCACTCCCCCGACCGCGGTGTCCTCGTGGGGCTCGTCGGTGCTGCGGTCGCCGAACGCGCGGTCGATGATCCGGCCGTCGCGCACGCCGATCTGCCCCGGCTCCGGCTCCCCGATGGTGAAGCCGACGGCCGCGGGCGCCAGGCGCCCGTCCGCGGCGAGGGCTTCGACTTGCTTGACGACGTCTGCGTCGTCCGCCCCGAACACCGCCACGCCGCCGGTCAGGGCGATCGCCTTGTCGGCGCCGTAGGCGTCGTAGGAGCCGTGCCAGTCGATGTGGTCCTCGGCGAGGTTGAGCAGCGCCCCCGCATCGGGGCGCAGCTCCGGCGCCCAATGCAGCTGGAAGCTCGACAGCTCCGCGGCCAGGACGTCGACGCGGTCGGCGGCGGTGAGCGCGTCGTGCAGCGCCACGCCGATGTTGCCGACGGCCGCCCCGCGGTCGCCGAGCATGGCGGCGAGCATCGCGGTGGTCGTGGTCTTGCCGTTGGTGCCCGTGACCACCAGCCACGTGCGCGGGTCGCCCCACGTGCCGGCGCGATCGCCGGCGAAGGCCACGGCCACGTCGCCCACGACCGGCACTCCGGCGTCCGCGGCGTCGACGAGCAGCGGCGTATCCGGGCGCCACCCCGGGGAGGTCACCACGGCGGCGGCGTCGGAAAGCAGTCCCCGCGCCGCATCGGCGGTGCACCAATCGACCCCGTGCGAATCGGCCAGGGGCCGGCCGCGCTCGGCGGAATCGTCGACGAGGTGGATCTCGGGGCAGCCGAGGTCCCGGAGGATCTTGATCGCGCCCTCCCCGGACACGCCCGCCCCGGTGACCAGCACCGGGCCGGAACGCACCAGCGCCACGAGATCGGTGGACGTGTCCGTGAACGTCATCGCATGACCCCCGATTGCACGAGCCAGTCGGAATAGAAGATTGCGGAGCCGAGCATGTTGAAGATGCCGGCCAACAGCCAGAAGCGGATGACCACGGCCGTCTCGGCCCAGCCCTTCGCCTCGAAGTGATGGTGGATCGGCGCCATGCGGAACGGGCGCTTGCCCACCGTCTGGAACGCCGCGATCTGGATGGCCACCGACGCGACCTCCAGCACGAAGATGAAGCCGATGATGACCATCAGCAACTCGGTCTTGGTGACGAAGGACAGGCCCGCGATGAGGCCGCCCAGCGCCAGCGAACCGGTGTCGCCCATGAAGATCTTCGCCGGGGCGGCGTTCCACCACAGGAAGCCCAGGCACGCGCCCAAACCGGCGGTGGCCAGGATGCCCACGTCCAGCGGGTCCCGGACGTCGTAGCAGCCGGCGCCGACGGCGACCTCGCAGGAATTGCGGAACTGCCAGAACGTGATGGCCGTGTACGTGCCCAGCAGCAGCGTCACCGTGCCGGCCGCGA
This genomic stretch from Corynebacterium hansenii harbors:
- the murD gene encoding UDP-N-acetylmuramoyl-L-alanine--D-glutamate ligase, which codes for MTFTDTSTDLVALVRSGPVLVTGAGVSGEGAIKILRDLGCPEIHLVDDSAERGRPLADSHGVDWCTADAARGLLSDAAAVVTSPGWRPDTPLLVDAADAGVPVVGDVAVAFAGDRAGTWGDPRTWLVVTGTNGKTTTTAMLAAMLGDRGAAVGNIGVALHDALTAADRVDVLAAELSSFQLHWAPELRPDAGALLNLAEDHIDWHGSYDAYGADKAIALTGGVAVFGADDADVVKQVEALAADGRLAPAAVGFTIGEPEPGQIGVRDGRIIDRAFGDRSTDEPHEDTAVGGVDVAPIEGISPPGPAGVLDALAATALARSVGVRAADIAEALAGFTVRAHRGQVVHSAGGVDWIDDSKATNPHAADAALRGHDSVVWVAGGQLKGADVSGLVADHAHRMRAAVVLGVDGPVIAEALASAVPGLPVTVIGETDPAAAMGQACSAAAGAARPGDVVLLAPAAASLDMFTGMAQRGDFFADAAREATAPGTEPGTDESIGPSGPLEGDPR